ACAAATGGCTTTCCCGAACGTCGACCAAGATCATGCAGGGCTCGGGCGGCCAGTTCCTTGCCGGTACCGCTTTCCCCCCGAAGCAAAACATTGCTCTCGGCGGCGGAAACCTTCAGCAGTTGCCGGTAAACCTCCTTCATGGCCTCGGAAGCACCAATCAGATGACAGAAACCTTCGGTAAATAAAATTTCATCGGAGGGCAGCCCCCGATCAAACGCAGCCGTCGCCCGGGCCCCGCTCAGACACTGTTCAATAACCCGGTTTGTCTCAGACTTGTCCAAGGGCGTAAACAGATAGTTATCAGCCCCTTTCTGCAGGGCCCGGCGAACGATACCCAGGGCTTCACGAGGACAGATCGCAATCACCGGACAGCTTCCGTTCCAGTTTTCCTTCAGAAACGGGAGCAAAACTTGCCAGGAGAAACCGACCTCTTCCCGACAGTCCACCAGAATAATTGCCGGACAACTGTCGGCCGGCAAGGTTTCAGGATGCGGAAGGACCATCAGGTCAACCCCGGCCGGCAGAACCCGGGCCAGTTCAGAAGACAGTTTTTTACTCTCCGTCAGGAGCAAACAGGATAATGTCATAAAAATTCAGTTTACCAGGCCCCCCGCGAAGAAGGGTTTGTAACTCGCTTGAGAATTCTACGAAAGATAATAGACTTTATCAATAACCCAGAAAAGGGAAAAAAACAAGCCGATGACAACCTGATGCGGGGATAAGCCCCGCATCCCAAACGATCCCTGCGGGCCGCAAACAAGTACTCGCATCAGTTCATCCATATGTTCTTTCAAAGCGAAAATAAACGGCGCGAGCCTAAAAGATACCGGCGACGGGCGTCCCGCAGGCCGGACAGGCGGCCCCGGAAATCTGATTACGAAGCACCGCGAAACCATAGCGTTCAACCAACACCTCACCACAATGATGGCAGACCGTATCTTCTCCTCCGATACCGGGAAGATTGCCGGCGAAAACATAACGCAGGCCCGAGGCCAGCCCGATTTCCCTGGCCCTGGAGATGGTTTCCGGAGGGGTAGCCGACACCCCGGTCAAGCGATAGGTGGGGAAAAAGCCGGTGACATGCCAGGGAATTGAAGGCGACAGGGAGACCAGGAAACGGGACATTTCCTGCAACTCAGATTCTCGATCATTGTACCCAGGGATCAACAGCGTAGTCACCTCGACCCAGATTCCGTGGCCGACAAAATCACTGATCGTCTCCAACACCGGACGCTTGCTTGCAACCCCACAAATACGTCGATAGAAACCATCCGACCAGGCTTTGAGATCGATATTGGCGCCCTGAATCAGCGGATAGAGCCGCTGTCTGGCCGCCGAGCTCAGGTAACCATTACTGACCATCAGATTAAGCAGACCCTTTTCCGCCGCCAGAGGAGCCACGTCCAGCATCATTTCAAAAAAAACCGTCGGCTCGGTATAGGTATAGGCCAGCGACCGACAACCCGTGGCCACCGCCTCCCGCACCAGTTCCGCCGCCGCCCGATGCCGACCGGGGAGCCTGCCTCCTTTCAGTTGCGACACCTGCGAAATCTCATAATTCTGACAATGTCGACATCTGAAGTTGCAGCCCGGGGCGGCGACGGAATAACTTTTAGAACCGGGATAAATATGATAGAATGGTTTTTTTTCGATCGGATCAACATGGGAGGCAACCACCAAATCGGCGACCCTGGTGTAAAGCACGCCGCCTTCGTTATAGCGCACGCCGCAGATGCCGCTCTGCCCAGGTTGCAACATGCAACGATGTGCGCAGAGTTCGCAACGAACCCGATGGTCTGACAACTTTGTGAAAAGTTCAGCCTGACGCATAAGTCACCTCCATAGCCAGCTGCAAAAGTCAGCTGCAAAAAAAATTATTGCTTTTTCAGCCCCGGTTCGGTATTTTTTTCAGTCGTTCTTTTTGATTTTTTTCGCCTCCAACTCAGGCCCCTTTAAGGAATTTTTATCCATGGCTACCATCAAACAGGCTCTGATAAGTGTCTCCGACAAACAAGGCATCGTCGAATTCTCACAACAGCTGATCGCTCTCGGGGTCCGCA
The sequence above is a segment of the Pseudomonadota bacterium genome. Coding sequences within it:
- the amrS gene encoding AmmeMemoRadiSam system radical SAM enzyme; protein product: MRQAELFTKLSDHRVRCELCAHRCMLQPGQSGICGVRYNEGGVLYTRVADLVVASHVDPIEKKPFYHIYPGSKSYSVAAPGCNFRCRHCQNYEISQVSQLKGGRLPGRHRAAAELVREAVATGCRSLAYTYTEPTVFFEMMLDVAPLAAEKGLLNLMVSNGYLSSAARQRLYPLIQGANIDLKAWSDGFYRRICGVASKRPVLETISDFVGHGIWVEVTTLLIPGYNDRESELQEMSRFLVSLSPSIPWHVTGFFPTYRLTGVSATPPETISRAREIGLASGLRYVFAGNLPGIGGEDTVCHHCGEVLVERYGFAVLRNQISGAACPACGTPVAGIF